GGTACGCCTCGCCGTCGACGGTGGGGACATCTGGATACAGCGGAGATCAGTTGCACTGATGGAATCCACAAGCCCGGAACCAAGCAGCAAGATGACGCCCCGTCACTCGCATGAGTGCGCGCCATACACCACGACGCAGGCCATGGAGCGTGCGTTCGCGAAGGCGGCGTAGGACGTGCTTGACGAAGCTCCAGCACATCTCGATCGGGTTCAGCTCCGGCGAATACGGCGGGAGGAATTTCACGGACGCCCCCTTCGCCTCGATGAGCGCAACGGCATCCGCGTTCTTGTGCACAGAGAGGTTGTCGAGGACGACGGTGTCGCCTGGGTACAGGACCGGGCAAAGGACCTTGTCGACGAAGGCAAACCACCTCGTGCTGTTCAGCGCGCCTTCGAACTTGTCGTGACAGAGGACTCGATCCTGGCGAATGGCGCCGATGACGGTGAGATTCTTGCCGCGGACCGCTGGACGGGTATCGACGAGCCGCTCCCCGCGTACCGACCACCCGTAGCGAGGGGTCAGCTGAAGGTTGCAGCCGGTCTCGTCGATGAACACCAGGCGCGAGAAGTCTGCGGTCTTCATCCACTCGATGAACGCCCGCCTCCTCTCGATCACATCCGGGCGGTCTTGCTCCGACGCACGGAATTGCTTTTTTTTCGCGACATCCCCGCGGCTTTGAGCGCTCGGCCCATCGATGCCGCGCTGAGCTCCACGCCATGCAACTGGTGCCAGGCGTCGCAGAGTTCCCGAAG
This DNA window, taken from Pseudomonadota bacterium, encodes the following:
- a CDS encoding IS630 family transposase, yielding MRRLAPVAWRGAQRGIDGPSAQSRGDVAKKKQFRASEQDRPDVIERRRAFIEWMKTADFSRLVFIDETGCNLQLTPRYGWSVRGERLVDTRPAVRGKNLTVIGAIRQDRVLCHDKFEGALNSTRWFAFVDKVLCPVLYPGDTVVLDNLSVHKNADAVALIEAKGASVKFLPPYSPELNPIEMCWSFVKHVLRRLRERTLHGLRRGVWRALMRVTGRHLAAWFRACGFHQCN